The Chroicocephalus ridibundus chromosome 2, bChrRid1.1, whole genome shotgun sequence genome includes a region encoding these proteins:
- the LOC134511711 gene encoding cadherin-6 translates to MRTYHCFWLLFWAGQPHQSFLTPLSKRTSGFPEKEKVLVLSGNSRRDLHRSKRSWMWNQFFLLEEYTGTDYQYVGKLHSDQDKGDGSLKYILSGDGAGDLFIINENTGDIQATKRLDREEKPVYILRAQAINRRTGRPVEPESEFIIKIHDINDNEPMFTKDVYNASIPEMSDVGTFVVQVTATDADDPTYGNSAKVVYSILQGQPYFSVESETGIIKTALLNMDRENREQYQVVIQAKDMGGQMGGLSGTTTVNITLTDVNDNPPRFPQSTYQFRAPESTPPDSPVGRIKANDADVDENAEIEYSITEGDGYDMFGITTDKDTQEGIITVKKALDFENKSLYILKVEATNTHVDPRFLYLGPFKDSATVRIQVEDVDEPPVFSRPAYIMEVKEDVPINSVIGTVTAQDPDAAKNPVKYSVDRHTDMDRVFNINSGNGSIFTSKLLDRETLLWHNITVIAAEINNPKQSSRVPVFIKVLDVNDNAPEFAMFYETFVCENAKAEQLIQTLSAVDKDDSYSGHQFSFSLAPEAASSSNFTLQDNRDNTAGIFTRKTRYNRHEMSTYFLPVVISDNDYPIQSSTETVTIRVCACDHRGKMLSCNAEALIHPTGLSTGALIAILLCIIILLVTVVLFAALRRQRKKEPLIISKEDIRDNIVSYNDEGGGEEDTQAFDIGTLRNPEAIDDNKLRRDIVPETLFMPRRTAAARDNTDVRDFINQRLKENDTDPTAPPYDSLATYAYEGNGSVAESLSSLESVTTDGDQDYDYLSDWGPRFKKLADMYGTMDSDKDS, encoded by the exons CTGCATTCAGACCAGGATAAAGGCGATGGATCACTTAAGTACATCCTCTCTGGAGATGGAGCAGGAGACCTCTTCATTATCAATGAAAACACTGGTGACATCCAGGCCACAAAGAGGCTCgacagggaggaaaagcctgTATACATACTCCGTGCCCAGGCTATAAACAGAAGGACTGGAAGGCCAGTGGAACCAGAATCTGAGTTCATCATTAAGATCCATGATATCAATGACAATGAGCCAATGTTTACAAAGGACGTTTACAATGCCAGCATTCCTGAAATGTCAGATGTTG GTACTTTTGTTGTGCAAGTCACCGCAACTGATGCCGATGATCCTACGTATGGGAACAGTGCTAAAGTTGTCTACAGCATTCTCCAGGGACAGCCATATTTCTCCGTTGAATCTGAGACAG gtATTATTAAAACTGCTTTGCTAAACATGGACCGTGAAAACAGGGAGCAATACCAAGTGGTCATCCAGGCTAAGGACATGGGAGGCCAGATGGGTGGATTATCTGGAACCACCACTGTGAACATCACATTGACCGACGTAAATGACAATCCACCTCGCTTCCCCCAGA GCACATACCAATTCAGAGCTCCTGAGTCTACGCCACCTGACTCACCAGTTGGCAGGATAAAAGCTAATGATGCTGACGTGGATGAAAACGCAGAGATTGAATACAGCATCACTGAGGGGGATGGCTATGACATGTTTGGAATTACCACAGACAAGGACACACAGGAAGGAATTATAACTGTCAAAAAG GCATtggattttgaaaataaaagcttgtaTATTCTGAAAGTGGAAGCTACCAATACTCACGTGGACCCCCGATTCCTCTACCTGGGGCCATTCAAGGACTCAGCTACAGTCAGAATTCAAGTGGAGGATGTAGATGAACCCCCTGTGTTCAGCAGACCAGCATACATAATGGAAGTCAAAGAAGATGTTCCAATAAACAGTGTAATAGGAACAGTAACTGCTCAGGATCCAGATGCTGCCAAGAACCCTGTCAA GTACTCTGTAGATCGACACACTGATATGGACAGAGTATTCAACATCAATTCAGGAAACGGTTCGATATTTACTTCAAAACTCCTTGACCGGGAAACACTGCTGTGGCACAACATTACTGTAATAGCAGCAGAGATCA ACAATCCAAAACAAAGCAGCCGTGTCCCAGTGTTCATTAAGGTTTTGGATGTAAATGACAATGCTCCAGAGTTTGCCATGTTTTATGAGACTTTCGTCTGTGAAAATGCAAAGGCAGAACAG CTGATACAAACATTAAGTGCTGTTGATAAAGATGACTCTTACAGTGGACATCAGTTTTCATTCTCCTTAGCTCCTGAGGCAGCCAGCAGCTCAAACTTTACACTACAGGACAACAGAG ACAACACAGCAGGGATTTTCACCCGAAAAACCAGATATAACCGTCATGAAATGAGTACCTACTTCTTGCCAGTGGTAATATCAGACAATGACTACCCTATCCAGAGCAGCACTGAAACAGTGACTATTCGAGTATGTGCTTGTGACCATCGAGGAAAGATGCTGTCCTGTAACGCAGAAGCCCTGATTCATCCTACTGGTCTTAGCACTGGGGCTCTTATTGCCATTCTTCTCTGTATCATCATATTACTCG ttaCAGTGGTGCTGTTTGCAGCACTCAGACGGCAGCGGAAAAAAGAGCCTTTGATTATTTCCAAAGAAGACATCAGAGACAACATTGTCAGTTATAATGATGAAGGTGGTGGAGAGGAAGACACCCAGGCATTTGATATCGGCACGCTGAGGAATCCCGAAGCCATAGACGATAATAAATTGCGCAGAGACATTGTGCCGGAAACACTTTTTATGCCACGGCGGACTGCAGCAGCGCGAGATAACACGGATGTCAGAGATTTCATTAACCAAAGGTTAAAGGAAAATGATACAGATCCAACGGCACCCCCGTATGACTCGTTAGCAACCTATGCGTATGAAGGTAATGGTTCTGTGGCCGAGTCCCTCAGCTCCTTGGAGTCGGTGACTACGGACGGAGATCAGGACTACGATTACCTCAGTGACTGGGGGCCTCGGTTTAAAAAGCTGGCAGATATGTATGGCACGATGGACAGTGACAAAGACTCTTAA